Proteins encoded together in one Hevea brasiliensis isolate MT/VB/25A 57/8 chromosome 16, ASM3005281v1, whole genome shotgun sequence window:
- the LOC110635993 gene encoding U-box domain-containing protein 28, translated as MERNELYISVPNLFRCPISLDVMKSPVSLCTGVTYDRSSIQHWLDSGHDTCPATMQILATKDFVPNLTLHRLINLWAQSSTRLPDSGNSSVTATTVSEQQVEIWIDEIKKPRMESLVKIVEFLSYSNENRGFLVRFDDLLEAIVVILSRDGVETQILELIVRVLDLMLLENGVREKVHRLVLTSNENCLSSFLLVIQNGKSHSKIQAVRVLESISINNDSKRFVAETQNLMPVLFHLLKAENDPALHDAVLSLLSSIVITRSIKNQIVQLGLVQVISKTLSNKNAAVSLVEKSLKLASIVSTCADGRKAISDDPKCVGCIVERLMKVSKTATVDAVMVLWSLCCSFRDERVQEKVMRSNGLTKLLLVMQSEGEGNVRMMCADLVKVLRVGCKDGGVVMSYQTKTTHIMPC; from the coding sequence ATGGAAAGAAACGAGCTCTACATAAGCGTACCCAATCTCTTCCGGTGCCCGATATCTCTCGACGTAATGAAGTCTCCCGTTAGTCTCTGCACCGGCGTCACATACGATCGCTCCAGTATCCAGCACTGGCTTGACTCCGGGCACGACACCTGTCCCGCCACCATGCAGATCCTCGCCACCAAGGATTTCGTTCCCAACCTCACTCTCCATCGTCTTATCAACCTCTGGGCACAGTCCTCCACTCGCCTCCCTGACTCCGGCAACTCTTCGGTGACGGCGACCACCGTCTCAGAGCAGCAAGTTGAGATTTGGATTGATGAGATTAAGAAGCCAAGAATGGAATCGTTAGTGAAGATTGTGGAGTTTTTGAGCTATTCCAACGAGAATAGAGGATTTTTGGTACGCTTTGATGATCTTTTGGAGGCGATTGTCGTTATTTTGAGTAGAGACGGAGTAGAGACTCAGATTTTGGAGTTGATTGTTCGGGTTTTGGATTTGATGTTACTTGAAAATGGAGTCAGGGAGAAAGTGCACAGATTAGTCCTCACGAGCAATGAAAATTGCTTATCTTCGTTTCTTTTGGTTATCCAAAATGGAAAATCCCACTCGAAAATCCAAGCCGTTAGAGTTCTGGAGTCAATTTCGATAAATAACGATTCGAAACGCTTCGTCGCAGAAACACAAAATCTCATGCCAGTTCTTTTCCATCTCCTCAAAGCAGAAAACGATCCAGCGTTGCACGACGCAGTTTTGTCTCTCTTGAGCTCAATAGTCATAACTCGCTCAATCAAGAATCAAATCGTGCAACTCGGACTCGTTCAGGTCATATCTAAAACACTCTCAAACAAAAACGCAGCCGTTTCTCTCGTGGAGAAGTCCTTAAAGCTGGCATCGATAGTTTCGACGTGCGCGGATGGTAGAAAAGCGATAAGCGATGACCCGAAATGCGTAGGATGTATAGTAGAGAGGTTAATGAAGGTTTCGAAAACGGCGACGGTGGATGCTGTAATGGTGCTATGGAGTTTATGCTGTTCATTCAGGGATGAGAGGGTGCAGGAGAAGGTTATGAGGAGCAATGGTTTGACCAAGTTATTGCTGGTGATGCAGAGTGAAGGGGAAGGGAATGTGAGGATGATGTGTGCGGATTTGGTGAAGGTTTTGAGGGTTGGGTGCAAAGATGGTGGGGTGGTGATGAGCTATCAGACCAAAACGACACATATCATGCCTTGTTAG